From a single Pongo pygmaeus isolate AG05252 chromosome 12, NHGRI_mPonPyg2-v2.0_pri, whole genome shotgun sequence genomic region:
- the GPAT2 gene encoding glycerol-3-phosphate acyltransferase 2, mitochondrial isoform X3, which translates to MATMLEGRCQTQPRSSPSGRETSLWSSGFGMKLEAVTPFLGKYRPFVGRCCQTCTPKSWESLFHRSITDLGFCNVILVKEENTRFRGWLVRRLCYFLWSLEQHIPPCQDAPQKIMESTRVQNLLSGRVPGGTGEGQVPDLVKKEVQRILGHTQASPRPFLVRLFSWALLRFLNCLFLNVQLHKGQMKMVQKAAQAGSPLVLLSTHKTLLDGILLPFLLLSQGLGVLRVAWDSRACSPALRALLRKLGGLFLPPEANLSLDSSEGLLARAVVQAVIEQLLVSGQPLLIFLEEPPGALGPRLSALGQAWVGFVVQAVQVGIVPDALLVPVAVTYDLVPDAPCDTDHASAPLGLWTGALAVLRSLWSHWGCSRRICSRVHLAQPFSLQEYIVSARSCWGGRQTLEQLLQPIVLGQCTAVPDTEKEQEWTPITGPLLALKEEDQLLVRRLSCHVLSASVGSSAVMSTAIMATLLLFKHQKGVFLSQLLGEFSWLTEEILLRGFDVGFSGQLRSLLQHSLSLLRAHVALLRIRQGDLLVVPRPGPGLTHLAQLSAELLPVFLSEAMGACAVRGLLAGRVPPQGPWELQGILLLSQNELYRQILLLMHLLPQDLLLLKPCQSSYCYCQEVLDRLIQCGLLVAEETPGSRPACDTGRQRLSRKLLWKPSGDFTDSDSDDFEEAEGRYFRLSQQSHCPDFFLFLCRLLSPLLKAFAQAAAFLRRGQLPDTGEALVPLQSSRQALSVLGARSRSSLFCRVGLHRAAVPVPAGHRPGRRDLRVCRPKARHQCYLDLQRPRGSAADAEPCRPQAPPVPYFCQPGQSGKTRTVHPAVHL; encoded by the exons ATGGCCACCATGTTGGAAGGCAGATGCCAAACTCAGCCAAGGAGCAGCCCCAGTGGCCGAGAG ACTAGCCTGTGGTCCTCAGGCTTtgggatgaagctggaggctgtCACTCCATTCCTGGGGAAGTATCGCCCCTTTGTGGGTCGCTGTTGCCAGACCTGCACCCCCAAGAGCTGG GAGTCCCTCTTCCACAGAAGCATAACGGATCTAGGCTTCTGCAATGTGATCCTGGTGAAGGAGGAGAACACGAG GTTTCGGGGCTGGCTGGTTCGGAGGCTCTGCTATTTCCTGTGGTCCTTGGAGCAGCACATCCCCCCCTGCCAGGATGCCCCACAGAAGATCATGGAAAGCACCAG GGTACAGAACCTCCTCTCAGGGAGGGTCCCAGGAGGCACTGGGGAAGGCCAGGTGCCCGACCTTGTGAAGAAGGAGGTACAGCGCATCCTGGGTCACACCCAGGCCTCACCCCGTCCCTTCCTGGTCAG GCTGTTCAGCTGGGCGCTGCTGCGGTTCCTGAACTGCCTCTTCCTGAATGTGCAGCTCCACAAGGGTCAGATGAAGATGGTCCAGAAGGCCGCCCAGGCA GGCTCGCCGCTTGTCCTCCTCTCTACTCACAAAACCCTCCTGGACGGGATCCTGCTGCCCTTTTTGCTCCTCTCCCAGGGCCTGGGTGTGCTCCGTGTGGCCTGGGACTCCCGCGCCTGCTCCCCTGCCCTCAG AGCTCTGCTGAGGAAGCTTGGGGGGCTTTTCCTGCCCCCAGAGGCCAACCTCTCCCTGGACAGCTCTGAGGGGCTCCTTGCAAGGGCTGTGGTCCAGGCG GTCATAGAGCAGCTGCTGGTTAGTGGGCAGCCCCTGCTCATCTTCCTGGAGGAACCTCCTGGGGCTCTGGGGCCACGGCTGTCAGCCCTGGGCCAGGCTTGGGTGGGGTTTGTGGTGCAGGCAGTCCAGGTGGGCATCGTCCCAGATGCTCTGCTGGTACCAGTGGCCGTCACCTATGACCTGGTTCCGGATGCACCGTGTGACACAGACCAT GCCTCAGCCCCCCTGGGGCTGTGGACAGGAGCTCTGGCTGTCCTACGTAGTCTGTGGAGCCACTGGGGCTGCAGCCGCCGGATCTGCTCCCGGGTGCACCTAGCTCAGCCCTTTTCCCTGCAG GAATACATCGTCAGTGCCAGAAGCTGCTGGGGCGGCAGGCAGACCCTGGAGCAGCTACTGCAGCCCATCGTGCTGGGCCAATG TACTGCTGTCCCAGACACTGAGAAGGAGCAGGAGTGGACCCCCATAACTGGGCCTCTCCTGGCCCTCAAGGAAGAGGACCAGCTCCTGGTCAGGAGACTGAGCTGTCATGTCCTGAGTG CCAGTGTGGGGAGCTCTGCGGTGATGAGCACGGCCATCATGGCGACGCTGCTGCTCTTCAAGCACCAGAAG GGTGTGTTCCTGTCGCAGCTCCTGGGGGAGTTCTCCTGGCTGACGGAGGAGATACTGTTGCGTGGCTTTGATGTAGGCTTCTCTGGGCAGCTGCGGAGCCTGCTGCAGCACTCACTGAGCCTGCTGCGGGCGCACGTGGCCCTGCTGCGCATCCGCCAGGGCGACTTGCTGGTGGTGCCGCGGCCGGGCCCAGGCCTCACGCACCTGGCACAGCTGAGTGCTGAGCTGCTGCCCGTCTTCCTGAGCGAGGCTATGGGCG cctgtgCAGTGCGGGGGCTGCTGGCAGGCAGAGTGCCGCCCCAGgggccctgggagctgcagggCATATTGCTGCTGAGCCAGAATGAGCTGTACCGCCAGATCCTGCTGCTGATGCACCTGCTGCCGCAAGACCTGCTGCTGCTAAAG CCCTGCCAGTCTTCCTACTGCTACTGTCAGGAGGTGCTGGACCGGCTCATCCAGTGCGGGCTCCTGGTTGCTGAGGAG ACCCCAGGCTCCCGGCCAGCCTGTGACACAGGGCGACAGCGATTGAGCAGAAAGCTGCTGTGGAAACCGAGTGGGGACTTTACTGATAGTGACAGTGATGACTTCGAAGAGGCTGAGGGCCGGTACTTCAGG CTCAGCCAGCAGTCACACTgcccagatttctttcttttcctctgccgCCTGCTCAGCCCGCTGCTCaaggcctttgcacaggctgccGCCTTCCTCCGCCGGGGCCAGCTGCCCGATACTGGTGAGGCCCTTGTTCCCTTGCAGTCCTCAAGGCAGGCTCTGTCTGTGCTGGGCGCCAGGTCTAGGTCTTCTCTCTTCTGCAGAGTCGGGCTACACAGAGCAGCTGTTCCAGTTCCTGCAGGCCACCGCCCAGGAAGAAGGGATCTTCG aGTGTGCAGACCCAAAGCTCGCCATCAGTGCTATCTGGACCTTCAGAGACCTAGGG GTTCTGCAGCAGACGCCGAGCCCTGCAGGCCCCAGGCTCCACCTGTCCCCTACTTTTGCCAGCCGGGACAATCAGGAAAAACTAGAACAGTTCATCCGGCAGTTCATTTGTAG
- the GPAT2 gene encoding glycerol-3-phosphate acyltransferase 2, mitochondrial isoform X7, with product MATMLEGRCQTQPRSSPSGRETSLWSSGFGMKLEAVTPFLGKYRPFVGRCCQTCTPKSWESLFHRSITDLGFCNVILVKEENTRFRGWLVRRLCYFLWSLEQHIPPCQDAPQKIMESTRVQNLLSGRVPGGTGEGQVPDLVKKEVQRILGHTQASPRPFLVRLFSWALLRFLNCLFLNVQLHKGQMKMVQKAAQAGSPLVLLSTHKTLLDGILLPFLLLSQGLGVLRVAWDSRACSPALRALLRKLGGLFLPPEANLSLDSSEGLLARAVVQAVIEQLLVSGQPLLIFLEEPPGALGPRLSALGQAWVGFVVQAVQVGIVPDALLVPVAVTYDLVPDAPCDTDHASAPLGLWTGALAVLRSLWSHWGCSRRICSRVHLAQPFSLQEYIVSARSCWGGRQTLEQLLQPIVLGQCTAVPDTEKEQEWTPITGPLLALKEEDQLLVRRLSCHVLSASVGSSAVMSTAIMATLLLFKHQKGVFLSQLLGEFSWLTEEILLRGFDVGFSGQLRSLLQHSLSLLRAHVALLRIRQGDLLVVPRPGPGLTHLAQLSAELLPVFLSEAMGACAVRGLLAGRVPPQGPWELQGILLLSQNELYRQILLLMHLLPQDLLLLKPCQSSYCYCQEVLDRLIQCGLLVAEELSQQSHCPDFFLFLCRLLSPLLKAFAQAAAFLRRGQLPDTESGYTEQLFQFLQATAQEEGIFECADPKLAISAIWTFRDLGVLQQTPSPAGPRLHLSPTFASRDNQEKLEQFIRQFICS from the exons ATGGCCACCATGTTGGAAGGCAGATGCCAAACTCAGCCAAGGAGCAGCCCCAGTGGCCGAGAG ACTAGCCTGTGGTCCTCAGGCTTtgggatgaagctggaggctgtCACTCCATTCCTGGGGAAGTATCGCCCCTTTGTGGGTCGCTGTTGCCAGACCTGCACCCCCAAGAGCTGG GAGTCCCTCTTCCACAGAAGCATAACGGATCTAGGCTTCTGCAATGTGATCCTGGTGAAGGAGGAGAACACGAG GTTTCGGGGCTGGCTGGTTCGGAGGCTCTGCTATTTCCTGTGGTCCTTGGAGCAGCACATCCCCCCCTGCCAGGATGCCCCACAGAAGATCATGGAAAGCACCAG GGTACAGAACCTCCTCTCAGGGAGGGTCCCAGGAGGCACTGGGGAAGGCCAGGTGCCCGACCTTGTGAAGAAGGAGGTACAGCGCATCCTGGGTCACACCCAGGCCTCACCCCGTCCCTTCCTGGTCAG GCTGTTCAGCTGGGCGCTGCTGCGGTTCCTGAACTGCCTCTTCCTGAATGTGCAGCTCCACAAGGGTCAGATGAAGATGGTCCAGAAGGCCGCCCAGGCA GGCTCGCCGCTTGTCCTCCTCTCTACTCACAAAACCCTCCTGGACGGGATCCTGCTGCCCTTTTTGCTCCTCTCCCAGGGCCTGGGTGTGCTCCGTGTGGCCTGGGACTCCCGCGCCTGCTCCCCTGCCCTCAG AGCTCTGCTGAGGAAGCTTGGGGGGCTTTTCCTGCCCCCAGAGGCCAACCTCTCCCTGGACAGCTCTGAGGGGCTCCTTGCAAGGGCTGTGGTCCAGGCG GTCATAGAGCAGCTGCTGGTTAGTGGGCAGCCCCTGCTCATCTTCCTGGAGGAACCTCCTGGGGCTCTGGGGCCACGGCTGTCAGCCCTGGGCCAGGCTTGGGTGGGGTTTGTGGTGCAGGCAGTCCAGGTGGGCATCGTCCCAGATGCTCTGCTGGTACCAGTGGCCGTCACCTATGACCTGGTTCCGGATGCACCGTGTGACACAGACCAT GCCTCAGCCCCCCTGGGGCTGTGGACAGGAGCTCTGGCTGTCCTACGTAGTCTGTGGAGCCACTGGGGCTGCAGCCGCCGGATCTGCTCCCGGGTGCACCTAGCTCAGCCCTTTTCCCTGCAG GAATACATCGTCAGTGCCAGAAGCTGCTGGGGCGGCAGGCAGACCCTGGAGCAGCTACTGCAGCCCATCGTGCTGGGCCAATG TACTGCTGTCCCAGACACTGAGAAGGAGCAGGAGTGGACCCCCATAACTGGGCCTCTCCTGGCCCTCAAGGAAGAGGACCAGCTCCTGGTCAGGAGACTGAGCTGTCATGTCCTGAGTG CCAGTGTGGGGAGCTCTGCGGTGATGAGCACGGCCATCATGGCGACGCTGCTGCTCTTCAAGCACCAGAAG GGTGTGTTCCTGTCGCAGCTCCTGGGGGAGTTCTCCTGGCTGACGGAGGAGATACTGTTGCGTGGCTTTGATGTAGGCTTCTCTGGGCAGCTGCGGAGCCTGCTGCAGCACTCACTGAGCCTGCTGCGGGCGCACGTGGCCCTGCTGCGCATCCGCCAGGGCGACTTGCTGGTGGTGCCGCGGCCGGGCCCAGGCCTCACGCACCTGGCACAGCTGAGTGCTGAGCTGCTGCCCGTCTTCCTGAGCGAGGCTATGGGCG cctgtgCAGTGCGGGGGCTGCTGGCAGGCAGAGTGCCGCCCCAGgggccctgggagctgcagggCATATTGCTGCTGAGCCAGAATGAGCTGTACCGCCAGATCCTGCTGCTGATGCACCTGCTGCCGCAAGACCTGCTGCTGCTAAAG CCCTGCCAGTCTTCCTACTGCTACTGTCAGGAGGTGCTGGACCGGCTCATCCAGTGCGGGCTCCTGGTTGCTGAGGAG CTCAGCCAGCAGTCACACTgcccagatttctttcttttcctctgccgCCTGCTCAGCCCGCTGCTCaaggcctttgcacaggctgccGCCTTCCTCCGCCGGGGCCAGCTGCCCGATACTG AGTCGGGCTACACAGAGCAGCTGTTCCAGTTCCTGCAGGCCACCGCCCAGGAAGAAGGGATCTTCG aGTGTGCAGACCCAAAGCTCGCCATCAGTGCTATCTGGACCTTCAGAGACCTAGGG GTTCTGCAGCAGACGCCGAGCCCTGCAGGCCCCAGGCTCCACCTGTCCCCTACTTTTGCCAGCCGGGACAATCAGGAAAAACTAGAACAGTTCATCCGGCAGTTCATTTGTAGCTAG
- the GPAT2 gene encoding glycerol-3-phosphate acyltransferase 2, mitochondrial isoform X8 produces the protein MATMLEGRCQTQPRSSPSGRETSLWSSGFGMKLEAVTPFLGKYRPFVGRCCQTCTPKSWESLFHRSITDLGFCNVILVKEENTRFRGWLVRRLCYFLWSLEQHIPPCQDAPQKIMESTRVQNLLSGRVPGGTGEGQVPDLVKKEVQRILGHTQASPRPFLVRLFSWALLRFLNCLFLNVQLHKGQMKMVQKAAQAGSPLVLLSTHKTLLDGILLPFLLLSQGLGVLRVAWDSRACSPALRALLRKLGGLFLPPEANLSLDSSEGLLARAVVQAASAPLGLWTGALAVLRSLWSHWGCSRRICSRVHLAQPFSLQEYIVSARSCWGGRQTLEQLLQPIVLGQCTAVPDTEKEQEWTPITGPLLALKEEDQLLVRRLSCHVLSASVGSSAVMSTAIMATLLLFKHQKGVFLSQLLGEFSWLTEEILLRGFDVGFSGQLRSLLQHSLSLLRAHVALLRIRQGDLLVVPRPGPGLTHLAQLSAELLPVFLSEAMGACAVRGLLAGRVPPQGPWELQGILLLSQNELYRQILLLMHLLPQDLLLLKPCQSSYCYCQEVLDRLIQCGLLVAEETPGSRPACDTGRQRLSRKLLWKPSGDFTDSDSDDFEEAEGRYFRLSQQSHCPDFFLFLCRLLSPLLKAFAQAAAFLRRGQLPDTESGYTEQLFQFLQATAQEEGIFECADPKLAISAIWTFRDLGVLQQTPSPAGPRLHLSPTFASRDNQEKLEQFIRQFICS, from the exons ATGGCCACCATGTTGGAAGGCAGATGCCAAACTCAGCCAAGGAGCAGCCCCAGTGGCCGAGAG ACTAGCCTGTGGTCCTCAGGCTTtgggatgaagctggaggctgtCACTCCATTCCTGGGGAAGTATCGCCCCTTTGTGGGTCGCTGTTGCCAGACCTGCACCCCCAAGAGCTGG GAGTCCCTCTTCCACAGAAGCATAACGGATCTAGGCTTCTGCAATGTGATCCTGGTGAAGGAGGAGAACACGAG GTTTCGGGGCTGGCTGGTTCGGAGGCTCTGCTATTTCCTGTGGTCCTTGGAGCAGCACATCCCCCCCTGCCAGGATGCCCCACAGAAGATCATGGAAAGCACCAG GGTACAGAACCTCCTCTCAGGGAGGGTCCCAGGAGGCACTGGGGAAGGCCAGGTGCCCGACCTTGTGAAGAAGGAGGTACAGCGCATCCTGGGTCACACCCAGGCCTCACCCCGTCCCTTCCTGGTCAG GCTGTTCAGCTGGGCGCTGCTGCGGTTCCTGAACTGCCTCTTCCTGAATGTGCAGCTCCACAAGGGTCAGATGAAGATGGTCCAGAAGGCCGCCCAGGCA GGCTCGCCGCTTGTCCTCCTCTCTACTCACAAAACCCTCCTGGACGGGATCCTGCTGCCCTTTTTGCTCCTCTCCCAGGGCCTGGGTGTGCTCCGTGTGGCCTGGGACTCCCGCGCCTGCTCCCCTGCCCTCAG AGCTCTGCTGAGGAAGCTTGGGGGGCTTTTCCTGCCCCCAGAGGCCAACCTCTCCCTGGACAGCTCTGAGGGGCTCCTTGCAAGGGCTGTGGTCCAGGCG GCCTCAGCCCCCCTGGGGCTGTGGACAGGAGCTCTGGCTGTCCTACGTAGTCTGTGGAGCCACTGGGGCTGCAGCCGCCGGATCTGCTCCCGGGTGCACCTAGCTCAGCCCTTTTCCCTGCAG GAATACATCGTCAGTGCCAGAAGCTGCTGGGGCGGCAGGCAGACCCTGGAGCAGCTACTGCAGCCCATCGTGCTGGGCCAATG TACTGCTGTCCCAGACACTGAGAAGGAGCAGGAGTGGACCCCCATAACTGGGCCTCTCCTGGCCCTCAAGGAAGAGGACCAGCTCCTGGTCAGGAGACTGAGCTGTCATGTCCTGAGTG CCAGTGTGGGGAGCTCTGCGGTGATGAGCACGGCCATCATGGCGACGCTGCTGCTCTTCAAGCACCAGAAG GGTGTGTTCCTGTCGCAGCTCCTGGGGGAGTTCTCCTGGCTGACGGAGGAGATACTGTTGCGTGGCTTTGATGTAGGCTTCTCTGGGCAGCTGCGGAGCCTGCTGCAGCACTCACTGAGCCTGCTGCGGGCGCACGTGGCCCTGCTGCGCATCCGCCAGGGCGACTTGCTGGTGGTGCCGCGGCCGGGCCCAGGCCTCACGCACCTGGCACAGCTGAGTGCTGAGCTGCTGCCCGTCTTCCTGAGCGAGGCTATGGGCG cctgtgCAGTGCGGGGGCTGCTGGCAGGCAGAGTGCCGCCCCAGgggccctgggagctgcagggCATATTGCTGCTGAGCCAGAATGAGCTGTACCGCCAGATCCTGCTGCTGATGCACCTGCTGCCGCAAGACCTGCTGCTGCTAAAG CCCTGCCAGTCTTCCTACTGCTACTGTCAGGAGGTGCTGGACCGGCTCATCCAGTGCGGGCTCCTGGTTGCTGAGGAG ACCCCAGGCTCCCGGCCAGCCTGTGACACAGGGCGACAGCGATTGAGCAGAAAGCTGCTGTGGAAACCGAGTGGGGACTTTACTGATAGTGACAGTGATGACTTCGAAGAGGCTGAGGGCCGGTACTTCAGG CTCAGCCAGCAGTCACACTgcccagatttctttcttttcctctgccgCCTGCTCAGCCCGCTGCTCaaggcctttgcacaggctgccGCCTTCCTCCGCCGGGGCCAGCTGCCCGATACTG AGTCGGGCTACACAGAGCAGCTGTTCCAGTTCCTGCAGGCCACCGCCCAGGAAGAAGGGATCTTCG aGTGTGCAGACCCAAAGCTCGCCATCAGTGCTATCTGGACCTTCAGAGACCTAGGG GTTCTGCAGCAGACGCCGAGCCCTGCAGGCCCCAGGCTCCACCTGTCCCCTACTTTTGCCAGCCGGGACAATCAGGAAAAACTAGAACAGTTCATCCGGCAGTTCATTTGTAGCTAG
- the GPAT2 gene encoding glycerol-3-phosphate acyltransferase 2, mitochondrial isoform X4, with the protein MATMLEGRCQTQPRSSPSGRETSLWSSGFGMKLEAVTPFLGKYRPFVGRCCQTCTPKSWESLFHRSITDLGFCNVILVKEENTRFRGWLVRRLCYFLWSLEQHIPPCQDAPQKIMESTRVQNLLSGRVPGGTGEGQVPDLVKKEVQRILGHTQASPRPFLVRLFSWALLRFLNCLFLNVQLHKGQMKMVQKAAQAGSPLVLLSTHKTLLDGILLPFLLLSQGLGVLRVAWDSRACSPALRALLRKLGGLFLPPEANLSLDSSEGLLARAVVQAVIEQLLVSGQPLLIFLEEPPGALGPRLSALGQAWVGFVVQAVQVGIVPDALLVPVAVTYDLVPDAPCDTDHASAPLGLWTGALAVLRSLWSHWGCSRRICSRVHLAQPFSLQEYIVSARSCWGGRQTLEQLLQPIVLGQCTAVPDTEKEQEWTPITGPLLALKEEDQLLVRRLSCHVLSASVGSSAVMSTAIMATLLLFKHQKGVFLSQLLGEFSWLTEEILLRGFDVGFSGQLRSLLQHSLSLLRAHVALLRIRQGDLLVVPRPGPGLTHLAQLSAELLPVFLSEAMGACAVRGLLAGRVPPQGPWELQGILLLSQNELYRQILLLMHLLPQDLLLLKPCQSSYCYCQEVLDRLIQCGLLVAEETPGSRPACDTGRQRLSRKLLWKPSGDFTDSDSDDFEEAEGRYFRLSQQSHCPDFFLFLCRLLSPLLKAFAQAAAFLRRGQLPDTESGYTEQLFQFLQATAQEEGIFECADPKLAISAIWTFRDLGVLQQTPSPAGPRLHLSPTFASRDNQEKLEQFIRQFICS; encoded by the exons ATGGCCACCATGTTGGAAGGCAGATGCCAAACTCAGCCAAGGAGCAGCCCCAGTGGCCGAGAG ACTAGCCTGTGGTCCTCAGGCTTtgggatgaagctggaggctgtCACTCCATTCCTGGGGAAGTATCGCCCCTTTGTGGGTCGCTGTTGCCAGACCTGCACCCCCAAGAGCTGG GAGTCCCTCTTCCACAGAAGCATAACGGATCTAGGCTTCTGCAATGTGATCCTGGTGAAGGAGGAGAACACGAG GTTTCGGGGCTGGCTGGTTCGGAGGCTCTGCTATTTCCTGTGGTCCTTGGAGCAGCACATCCCCCCCTGCCAGGATGCCCCACAGAAGATCATGGAAAGCACCAG GGTACAGAACCTCCTCTCAGGGAGGGTCCCAGGAGGCACTGGGGAAGGCCAGGTGCCCGACCTTGTGAAGAAGGAGGTACAGCGCATCCTGGGTCACACCCAGGCCTCACCCCGTCCCTTCCTGGTCAG GCTGTTCAGCTGGGCGCTGCTGCGGTTCCTGAACTGCCTCTTCCTGAATGTGCAGCTCCACAAGGGTCAGATGAAGATGGTCCAGAAGGCCGCCCAGGCA GGCTCGCCGCTTGTCCTCCTCTCTACTCACAAAACCCTCCTGGACGGGATCCTGCTGCCCTTTTTGCTCCTCTCCCAGGGCCTGGGTGTGCTCCGTGTGGCCTGGGACTCCCGCGCCTGCTCCCCTGCCCTCAG AGCTCTGCTGAGGAAGCTTGGGGGGCTTTTCCTGCCCCCAGAGGCCAACCTCTCCCTGGACAGCTCTGAGGGGCTCCTTGCAAGGGCTGTGGTCCAGGCG GTCATAGAGCAGCTGCTGGTTAGTGGGCAGCCCCTGCTCATCTTCCTGGAGGAACCTCCTGGGGCTCTGGGGCCACGGCTGTCAGCCCTGGGCCAGGCTTGGGTGGGGTTTGTGGTGCAGGCAGTCCAGGTGGGCATCGTCCCAGATGCTCTGCTGGTACCAGTGGCCGTCACCTATGACCTGGTTCCGGATGCACCGTGTGACACAGACCAT GCCTCAGCCCCCCTGGGGCTGTGGACAGGAGCTCTGGCTGTCCTACGTAGTCTGTGGAGCCACTGGGGCTGCAGCCGCCGGATCTGCTCCCGGGTGCACCTAGCTCAGCCCTTTTCCCTGCAG GAATACATCGTCAGTGCCAGAAGCTGCTGGGGCGGCAGGCAGACCCTGGAGCAGCTACTGCAGCCCATCGTGCTGGGCCAATG TACTGCTGTCCCAGACACTGAGAAGGAGCAGGAGTGGACCCCCATAACTGGGCCTCTCCTGGCCCTCAAGGAAGAGGACCAGCTCCTGGTCAGGAGACTGAGCTGTCATGTCCTGAGTG CCAGTGTGGGGAGCTCTGCGGTGATGAGCACGGCCATCATGGCGACGCTGCTGCTCTTCAAGCACCAGAAG GGTGTGTTCCTGTCGCAGCTCCTGGGGGAGTTCTCCTGGCTGACGGAGGAGATACTGTTGCGTGGCTTTGATGTAGGCTTCTCTGGGCAGCTGCGGAGCCTGCTGCAGCACTCACTGAGCCTGCTGCGGGCGCACGTGGCCCTGCTGCGCATCCGCCAGGGCGACTTGCTGGTGGTGCCGCGGCCGGGCCCAGGCCTCACGCACCTGGCACAGCTGAGTGCTGAGCTGCTGCCCGTCTTCCTGAGCGAGGCTATGGGCG cctgtgCAGTGCGGGGGCTGCTGGCAGGCAGAGTGCCGCCCCAGgggccctgggagctgcagggCATATTGCTGCTGAGCCAGAATGAGCTGTACCGCCAGATCCTGCTGCTGATGCACCTGCTGCCGCAAGACCTGCTGCTGCTAAAG CCCTGCCAGTCTTCCTACTGCTACTGTCAGGAGGTGCTGGACCGGCTCATCCAGTGCGGGCTCCTGGTTGCTGAGGAG ACCCCAGGCTCCCGGCCAGCCTGTGACACAGGGCGACAGCGATTGAGCAGAAAGCTGCTGTGGAAACCGAGTGGGGACTTTACTGATAGTGACAGTGATGACTTCGAAGAGGCTGAGGGCCGGTACTTCAGG CTCAGCCAGCAGTCACACTgcccagatttctttcttttcctctgccgCCTGCTCAGCCCGCTGCTCaaggcctttgcacaggctgccGCCTTCCTCCGCCGGGGCCAGCTGCCCGATACTG AGTCGGGCTACACAGAGCAGCTGTTCCAGTTCCTGCAGGCCACCGCCCAGGAAGAAGGGATCTTCG aGTGTGCAGACCCAAAGCTCGCCATCAGTGCTATCTGGACCTTCAGAGACCTAGGG GTTCTGCAGCAGACGCCGAGCCCTGCAGGCCCCAGGCTCCACCTGTCCCCTACTTTTGCCAGCCGGGACAATCAGGAAAAACTAGAACAGTTCATCCGGCAGTTCATTTGTAGCTAG